One window from the genome of Kryptolebias marmoratus isolate JLee-2015 linkage group LG1, ASM164957v2, whole genome shotgun sequence encodes:
- the LOC108234523 gene encoding glial cell line-derived neurotrophic factor, giving the protein MRLWDSLTTCLVLLSAVRVSSLLRSQKRGAPAAESPLEVPPVQTRLAAVSLRTNHQDSADRGDRLERGDKYSIKELLPDDEDIVEFIKATVSRVRRFSSSAEISSTSSSSSSLREDLNIRTRHRKKKKKKKKRGKGKRGDLRGEEMSRKMRRGGGGGRGQGCALKQIHLNVSDLGLGYRSSEEMIFRYCAGPCRKSETNYDKILFNLVQRRKLPHKDTPLQACCRPIAFDDDLSFLDDSLIYHTVRKHSARKCGCV; this is encoded by the exons ATGAGGTTATGGGATAGCCTGACCACTTGTTTGGTTCTGCTCAGCGCAGTGCGCGTCAGCTCGCTGCTGCGGAGCCAAAAGAGAGGAGCCCCCGCCGCCGAGAGTCCCCTGGAGGTCCCGCCGGTCCAGACCCGTCTGGCCGCTGTGTCCCTTAGGACCAACCATCAGGACTCAGCGGACAGGGGGGACAGACTGGAGAGGGGTGACAAAT ACTCTATAAAGGAGCTCCTCCCAGATGATGAAGATATAGTGGAATTCATCAAAGCAACAGTCAGTCGAGTGCGTCGCTTCTCCTCATCTGCAGAGATTTCGTCtacctcctcttcttcttcctccctcaGAGAAGACTTGAACATCAGGACTCgacacagaaagaagaagaagaagaagaagaagagaggcaAAGGGAAAAGAGGAGACCTTAGAGGAGAGGAAATGAGCAGGAAGATGAGGAGAGGAGGTGGCGGCGGGCGAGGGCAGGGCTGCGCTCTCAAACAGATTCACCTGAACGTGTCGGACCTCGGCCTTGGCTACCGCTCCAGTGAGGAGATGATATTCAGATACTGTGCGGGGCCCTGCAGGAAGTCGGAGACCAACTATGACAAAATCCTCTTTAACCTCGTTCAGAGAAGGAAGCTTCCCCACAAAGACACGCCACTGCAGGCCTGCTGTCGGCCAATCGCGTTTGACGATGACCTCTCGTTTCTGGACGACAGCCTCATTTACCACACTGTGAGGAAGCACTCCGCTCGGAAATGTGGCTGTGTGTAG